One region of Cystobacter ferrugineus genomic DNA includes:
- a CDS encoding lysophospholipid acyltransferase family protein: protein MRRAFFRFAERGAALSARYHRARLLGAQHLPPAGPILLVGNHGLWGYETPAFFHLLHRATGRYPLGLAERGFFKLPVVKTLLPWLGGVEGTRQKALEALGEGHLVVCYPGGAWETFKKPRHHYTLRWEETVGFARLAALARVPLVPFAGFGVDGTFVCPEDERWSVALAPGEKYRVPLGMPLPLPVKMTFALGRPILPPAPEVSETELKRFRDRVATQVRHLLIRACHA, encoded by the coding sequence GCTGTCCGCCCGCTATCACCGGGCCCGGCTGCTGGGTGCACAGCACCTGCCCCCGGCGGGTCCAATCCTGCTCGTGGGCAATCACGGGCTCTGGGGTTACGAAACCCCTGCCTTCTTCCATCTGCTGCACCGCGCCACGGGCCGCTACCCGCTGGGGCTCGCCGAGCGGGGATTCTTCAAGCTCCCCGTGGTGAAGACATTGCTGCCTTGGCTGGGAGGAGTGGAAGGCACACGTCAGAAGGCGCTGGAGGCGCTCGGGGAGGGCCACCTCGTGGTCTGCTATCCCGGCGGCGCCTGGGAAACCTTCAAGAAACCCCGGCACCACTACACCTTGCGGTGGGAGGAGACGGTGGGCTTCGCGCGGCTGGCGGCCCTGGCGCGGGTGCCGCTGGTGCCCTTCGCGGGGTTCGGGGTGGATGGCACCTTTGTCTGTCCAGAGGACGAGCGGTGGAGCGTGGCGTTGGCTCCTGGGGAGAAGTACCGCGTCCCGCTGGGCATGCCCCTGCCGTTGCCGGTGAAGATGACCTTCGCCCTGGGCCGGCCGATACTGCCCCCCGCTCCGGAAGTGTCCGAGACGGAGCTCAAACGCTTCCGGGACCGCGTCGCCACCCAGGTGCGCCACCTCCTCATCCGAGCCTGTCATGCCTGA
- a CDS encoding alpha/beta fold hydrolase, which yields MPEALVSAAPPRLVPEPGDIQHGYELPCEERRVHGASVRLFTFPEGNQEPSRTVVCLPGLGASGRSFAPMRPLASDWRLWLWTPPSQTPLTHTPLQWNVDALARPEAGLPERFALVGSSFGSLIALSLALEHPERLKALVLVSPVASVQRIRRGAVALSTLVRIPKPFAYLFAPTVARIMGGRYLPAEGRAEIVREGRRLSPLEMLRRLKDILAARHLEELGRLKVPTLILHGGRDKLVPLSHARDVAARIPGARLEVLREASHLPYMSHTDAFNAFVDDFLRQHAA from the coding sequence ATGCCTGAGGCCCTCGTCTCCGCCGCGCCGCCCCGCCTCGTGCCCGAGCCCGGGGACATCCAACACGGTTACGAATTGCCCTGCGAGGAGCGGCGGGTTCACGGAGCGTCCGTGCGCCTGTTCACCTTTCCAGAGGGAAACCAGGAGCCCTCGCGCACCGTGGTGTGTCTGCCAGGACTGGGCGCCTCGGGCCGCTCCTTCGCGCCCATGCGCCCGCTCGCGTCCGACTGGCGGCTGTGGTTGTGGACGCCGCCGTCGCAGACGCCGCTGACCCATACACCCCTGCAATGGAACGTCGACGCGCTGGCGCGCCCCGAGGCGGGGCTCCCCGAGCGCTTCGCCCTGGTGGGCTCTTCCTTTGGAAGTCTCATCGCGCTCTCCCTCGCGCTCGAGCACCCCGAGCGCCTCAAGGCCCTGGTGTTGGTGTCTCCCGTGGCGAGCGTGCAACGCATCCGCCGCGGCGCCGTGGCGCTGTCCACCCTGGTGCGCATTCCCAAACCCTTCGCCTACCTCTTCGCCCCCACCGTGGCGCGCATCATGGGCGGGCGCTACCTGCCGGCCGAGGGCCGGGCGGAAATCGTGCGCGAGGGCCGCCGGCTCTCCCCCCTGGAGATGTTGCGGCGGCTCAAGGACATCCTCGCCGCGCGCCACCTGGAAGAGCTTGGGCGCCTGAAGGTCCCCACCCTCATCCTCCATGGAGGGCGGGACAAGCTCGTGCCCCTGTCCCATGCACGGGACGTGGCGGCGCGCATCCCCGGCGCGCGGCTGGAAGTGCTGCGCGAAGCCAGCCATCTTCCATACATGAGCCATACCGACGCCTTCAACGCCTTCGTCGACGACTTCCTCCGCCAACACGCCGCCTGA
- a CDS encoding proline dehydrogenase family protein, producing MDPTTSLSRSALMFLSRREGLKEAATRVPALGRVARRFIAGETLEDAVAAVKELNARGITVSFDHLNEAVRTPDETRAEVAEYLRLLARIDQEKARGNVSLKLTQCGLLFDKELALANAREVVAEAKRRGSFVRVDMEQSEVTQATLDVVRALHREFGGKHVGAVLQSSLYRTEADAKALCAEGIRIRLCKGAYLEGPDVAYQDKREVDECFLRTMRVLLDSGLYHGIATHDERMIQETLVHAKEKKLEPGAFEFQMLYGIRRDLQELLVGEGYPVRVYVPYGKHWYPYFMRRLAERPANVWFVLKNFMKG from the coding sequence ATGGACCCCACCACCTCGCTGTCCCGCTCCGCCCTGATGTTCCTCTCGCGCCGCGAGGGGTTGAAGGAAGCCGCCACCCGCGTGCCCGCCCTGGGACGGGTCGCCCGCCGCTTCATCGCCGGTGAGACGCTCGAGGATGCCGTCGCGGCGGTGAAGGAATTGAATGCCCGCGGCATCACCGTCTCCTTCGACCACCTCAACGAAGCGGTGCGCACCCCGGACGAGACGCGCGCGGAGGTGGCCGAGTACCTCCGGCTGCTCGCGCGCATCGACCAGGAAAAGGCTCGCGGCAACGTCTCGCTGAAGCTCACCCAGTGCGGGCTGCTCTTCGACAAGGAGCTGGCGCTCGCCAACGCGCGCGAGGTGGTGGCCGAGGCGAAGCGGCGTGGCTCGTTCGTGCGCGTGGACATGGAGCAGAGCGAGGTGACCCAGGCCACGCTGGACGTGGTGCGCGCGCTGCACCGGGAATTCGGTGGCAAGCACGTGGGCGCGGTGCTGCAGAGCAGCCTGTACCGCACCGAGGCGGATGCGAAGGCCCTGTGCGCCGAGGGCATCCGCATCCGTCTGTGCAAGGGCGCCTACCTCGAGGGCCCCGACGTGGCGTACCAGGACAAGCGCGAGGTGGACGAGTGCTTCCTGCGCACCATGCGCGTGCTGCTCGACAGCGGGCTGTACCATGGCATCGCCACGCATGACGAGCGGATGATCCAGGAGACGCTCGTCCACGCGAAGGAGAAGAAGCTCGAGCCCGGCGCGTTCGAATTCCAGATGCTCTATGGCATCCGCCGCGACCTGCAGGAGCTGCTCGTGGGCGAGGGCTACCCGGTGCGCGTCTATGTGCCCTACGGCAAGCACTGGTACCCGTACTTCATGCGCCGGCTCGCCGAGCGCCCCGCCAACGTCTGGTTCGTGTTGAAGAACTTCATGAAGGGCTAG
- the gor gene encoding glutathione-disulfide reductase, producing MPDYDFDLFTLGGGSGGVAASRRAGGYGARVALCEDQAVGGTCVHRGCVPKKLLVHGAHFRAEFEDAVGHGWSIAEPGFDWKKLQAGKDRELERLDGVYRRLLHESGVRLIEGRGRVVDAHTVEVNGQRHTARYILVATGSHPFLPQLPGIEHVITSDGALRLPELPRRVAIVGGGYIGVEFAGIFNALGSRVTMFLRGGTVLRGFDDDVRAVLAEEMRKKGIELRTESLLRGIEKQADGSLSVLAGLETLEVDTVLFATGRVPNTKGLGLEEVGVELDERGAVKVDEWSRTRVESIYAVGDVTDRINLTPVAIAEGRAVAETLFHDNPTRMDHTGVASAVFSQPPVGTVGCTEREARSKHGAVDVYVSSFRPMKHVLSGRDERVMLKVIVARESDRVLGIHMVGADAPEIIQGLAVALKCGVTKKQLDATVGIHPTVAEEFVTLRTRRPDPEAERVGDLGHKVAEA from the coding sequence ATGCCGGATTATGACTTCGACCTGTTCACCCTGGGCGGGGGCTCGGGAGGCGTGGCCGCGAGCCGCCGGGCGGGCGGGTATGGCGCCCGGGTCGCGCTGTGCGAGGACCAGGCGGTGGGGGGCACCTGCGTGCACCGTGGTTGTGTGCCCAAGAAGCTGCTCGTCCATGGCGCTCATTTCCGCGCGGAGTTCGAGGACGCGGTGGGCCATGGCTGGTCCATCGCCGAGCCCGGCTTCGATTGGAAGAAGCTCCAGGCGGGCAAGGACCGGGAACTCGAGCGGTTGGATGGGGTGTACCGGCGGCTGCTCCACGAATCCGGCGTGCGGCTCATCGAGGGCCGGGGCCGGGTGGTGGATGCGCACACGGTGGAAGTGAATGGCCAGCGCCATACGGCCCGGTACATCCTGGTGGCCACGGGCTCGCATCCCTTCCTGCCCCAGCTTCCGGGCATCGAGCATGTCATCACCTCGGACGGGGCGCTGCGGCTGCCGGAGCTGCCACGCCGGGTGGCCATCGTGGGCGGGGGCTACATCGGGGTGGAGTTCGCGGGCATCTTCAACGCGTTGGGCTCACGGGTGACGATGTTCCTGCGCGGCGGCACGGTGCTGCGCGGGTTCGATGACGACGTGCGCGCGGTGCTCGCGGAGGAGATGCGCAAGAAGGGGATTGAATTGCGCACCGAGAGCCTCTTGCGAGGCATCGAGAAGCAGGCGGATGGGTCGCTGAGTGTGTTGGCGGGCCTGGAGACGCTCGAGGTGGACACGGTGTTGTTCGCCACGGGGCGGGTGCCCAACACCAAGGGGCTCGGATTGGAGGAGGTGGGCGTGGAGTTGGACGAGCGGGGCGCGGTGAAGGTGGATGAATGGTCACGCACCCGGGTGGAGAGCATCTACGCGGTGGGCGACGTGACGGACCGCATCAACCTCACCCCGGTGGCGATCGCCGAGGGGCGGGCGGTGGCCGAGACGCTCTTCCATGACAATCCCACGCGGATGGACCACACGGGGGTGGCCTCGGCGGTGTTCAGCCAGCCGCCGGTGGGCACGGTGGGGTGCACCGAGCGCGAGGCGCGGAGCAAACACGGCGCGGTGGACGTGTATGTGTCCAGCTTCCGGCCCATGAAGCACGTGCTGAGCGGGCGCGACGAGCGGGTGATGCTCAAGGTCATCGTCGCGCGGGAGAGCGACCGGGTGCTGGGCATCCACATGGTGGGCGCGGACGCGCCGGAGATCATCCAGGGTCTGGCGGTGGCGCTGAAGTGTGGCGTCACGAAGAAGCAGCTCGACGCCACGGTGGGCATCCACCCCACGGTGGCCGAGGAGTTCGTCACCCTGCGCACCCGGCGGCCGGATCCCGAGGCCGAGCGGGTGGGGGACCTGGGCCACAAGGTGGCGGAGGCCTAG
- a CDS encoding DoxX family protein, which produces MSTPADASTLSSPAASAAPSTSKAMLWTGRVLSGLVSALFLMSAVMKLSQNPQVVQGWQGQQGYPLSTLVPIGIVELLCLVLYAVPRTAVLGALLLTAYLGGAVATHVRISDQFISPIIIGVVVWAGLFLRDARIRALLPLRRDP; this is translated from the coding sequence ATGTCCACCCCCGCCGACGCCTCCACCCTGTCTTCTCCTGCCGCCTCCGCGGCTCCCTCCACCAGCAAGGCCATGCTGTGGACCGGACGTGTCCTGTCCGGCCTGGTCTCGGCCTTGTTCCTGATGAGCGCCGTGATGAAGCTGTCCCAGAATCCGCAGGTGGTTCAAGGCTGGCAGGGGCAGCAGGGCTACCCGCTGTCCACACTGGTCCCCATCGGCATCGTCGAGCTGCTCTGCCTGGTGCTCTACGCGGTGCCTCGCACCGCCGTGCTGGGCGCCCTGTTGCTCACGGCCTATCTCGGGGGAGCCGTCGCGACGCACGTGCGCATCTCGGATCAGTTCATCAGTCCCATCATCATTGGCGTGGTGGTGTGGGCGGGGCTCTTCCTGCGTGACGCGCGGATCCGCGCGCTGCTGCCGCTGCGGCGCGACCCCTGA
- a CDS encoding YigZ family protein produces MEAKRYLVPARVHRVEQELQKSRFLTTAAPAPTVEEARAFIARVREEFPDATHNCWAYVAGPPGSTAQVGMSDDGEPHGTAGRPMLNALLHGGVGEVAVVVTRYFGGTLLGKGGLVRAYTGCVQQALESLPTLERVPKARLAIEIEYASVDGLRRMLPAHEAELVSEEYAATVGYQLLLPLSRLEAFHKALLDLTLGEVLIEVLEPRQ; encoded by the coding sequence ATGGAAGCCAAACGCTACCTCGTGCCCGCGCGCGTCCACCGGGTCGAGCAGGAGTTGCAGAAGAGCCGCTTCCTCACCACGGCCGCTCCGGCGCCCACGGTGGAGGAAGCCCGGGCCTTCATCGCCCGCGTGCGCGAGGAGTTCCCCGACGCCACCCACAACTGCTGGGCGTATGTGGCGGGCCCGCCCGGCTCCACCGCCCAGGTGGGCATGAGCGATGATGGCGAGCCCCATGGCACCGCCGGCCGGCCCATGCTCAATGCCCTGCTCCACGGCGGCGTGGGCGAGGTGGCCGTCGTCGTCACCCGCTATTTCGGAGGTACGCTGCTGGGCAAGGGCGGGCTCGTGCGCGCCTATACCGGGTGCGTGCAACAGGCACTCGAGAGCCTTCCCACGCTCGAGCGCGTGCCCAAGGCGCGTCTGGCCATCGAAATCGAATACGCGAGCGTGGATGGGTTGCGCCGCATGCTCCCCGCCCATGAGGCGGAGCTCGTGTCCGAGGAGTACGCCGCCACCGTGGGCTACCAACTCCTGCTGCCCCTCTCGCGGCTGGAAGCCTTCCACAAGGCGCTGCTCGACCTGACCCTGGGCGAGGTGCTCATCGAGGTGCTCGAGCCCCGTCAGTAG
- a CDS encoding SDR family NAD(P)-dependent oxidoreductase → MGRQDLKGQIAIVTGASSGVGWQAAVRLGEAGVRLCVTARSEEALARLCQDIQAKGGECIAVPGDVTVQSDVEHVVRECVAHYGRVDLLVNDAGVQSYGLFDELPWEHITRVFDVNCFGFMRFARAVLPHFRRQGGGHILNVQSMLSKGGAPLLSTYSASKHATLGWAKSLKLELTNTDIHVSNILVPSVSSNMFAHAPTMFSRAPKPVPPTYDVDVVARAVVRAARSPGKTLVPVFLQGWLILAMDTIVPFVGDFILGRWGKRMQMREQPVNRREGNLFQPMPRVMGPYGPVPATPRWKRFSATAAIAALAGGAVLGAARLARAAR, encoded by the coding sequence ATGGGTCGCCAGGACTTGAAGGGCCAGATCGCCATCGTGACGGGGGCGTCGAGCGGGGTGGGGTGGCAGGCGGCGGTCCGGCTGGGGGAGGCCGGGGTGCGGCTGTGTGTCACGGCGCGCTCGGAGGAGGCGCTCGCGCGGCTGTGCCAGGACATCCAGGCCAAGGGGGGCGAGTGCATCGCGGTGCCCGGGGACGTGACGGTGCAATCGGACGTGGAGCACGTGGTGCGCGAGTGCGTGGCGCACTATGGACGGGTGGACCTGTTGGTGAATGACGCGGGGGTGCAGTCCTACGGCCTCTTCGACGAGCTGCCGTGGGAGCACATCACGCGGGTGTTCGACGTGAATTGCTTTGGCTTCATGCGCTTTGCCCGGGCGGTGCTGCCGCACTTCCGGCGCCAGGGCGGCGGCCACATCCTCAACGTGCAATCCATGCTGTCCAAGGGCGGGGCGCCGCTGTTGTCCACGTATTCGGCGAGCAAGCACGCGACGCTCGGCTGGGCCAAGTCGCTGAAGCTGGAGCTGACGAACACGGACATCCACGTGTCCAACATCCTGGTGCCGTCGGTGTCGTCGAACATGTTCGCGCACGCGCCGACGATGTTCAGCCGGGCGCCCAAGCCGGTGCCGCCCACGTATGACGTGGACGTGGTGGCGCGAGCGGTGGTGCGGGCCGCGAGGTCCCCGGGCAAGACGCTGGTGCCGGTGTTCCTCCAGGGCTGGCTCATCCTGGCGATGGACACGATTGTGCCCTTCGTGGGGGATTTCATCCTCGGCCGCTGGGGCAAGCGCATGCAGATGCGCGAGCAGCCGGTGAATCGCCGCGAGGGCAATCTCTTCCAGCCGATGCCTCGGGTGATGGGTCCTTATGGCCCGGTGCCAGCCACGCCGCGTTGGAAGCGCTTCTCGGCGACGGCGGCCATCGCGGCGCTCGCGGGCGGCGCGGTGCTGGGCGCGGCGAGGCTCGCGCGCGCGGCCCGTTAG
- a CDS encoding phytoene desaturase family protein: MKLSAMSSVLDAIVVGAGPNGLAAAVTLARAGRSVRVVEAAPTPGGGARSAELTLPGYVHDVCSAVHPLAVASPFLRQLPLAGHGLEWVHPDAPLAHPLEEGSAAVLERSLEATARGLGPDARRYVHWMRPMVHAFEDVMAQLGDPLRLPRHPLRLARFGLRALRSAHAQARSAFRAPLARALFAGGAAHSFSALEHPLTSAFGILLLASGHAVGWPFPRGGTQKLVDALVSYLRALGGEVVTGQRVTNVDELPRSRAVLLDVTPAQLVGLAGHRLPPPYVEKLRRFRYGPGVFKVDWALAGPIPWRAVGCARAGTVHVGGCLEEIAASEAAVARGQVPERPFVLVAQHTPFDDSRAPKGRHTGWAYCHVPNGCTEDMTARIEAQMERFAPGFGELVLARHTRSPAQYEAYNANCIGGDISGGAMEGLQLLARPVASLVPYATPDPRLYLCSSSTPPGAGVHGLCGFLAARALLSSEVWRKG, encoded by the coding sequence ATGAAGCTGTCCGCCATGAGTTCGGTGCTCGACGCGATCGTGGTGGGCGCGGGACCCAATGGGCTCGCCGCCGCGGTGACCCTGGCCCGCGCGGGCCGCTCGGTGCGAGTCGTGGAGGCCGCCCCCACCCCCGGCGGCGGCGCGCGCTCGGCCGAGCTCACCCTGCCCGGCTACGTCCACGACGTCTGCTCCGCCGTCCACCCGCTCGCCGTGGCCTCGCCCTTCCTGCGCCAGCTCCCCCTCGCCGGCCACGGCCTGGAGTGGGTCCACCCCGACGCGCCCCTCGCCCACCCCCTGGAGGAGGGAAGCGCCGCCGTGCTCGAGCGCTCCCTGGAGGCCACCGCGCGGGGACTCGGCCCCGACGCCAGGCGCTACGTGCACTGGATGCGCCCCATGGTCCACGCCTTCGAGGACGTCATGGCCCAGCTCGGCGACCCCCTGCGCCTGCCCCGCCATCCGCTGCGGCTCGCCCGCTTCGGCCTGCGCGCCCTGCGCTCCGCCCATGCCCAGGCCCGGAGCGCCTTCCGGGCACCCCTCGCCCGCGCCCTCTTCGCCGGTGGCGCCGCGCACTCCTTCTCCGCCCTCGAGCACCCCCTCACCTCCGCCTTCGGCATCCTCCTGCTCGCCTCGGGCCACGCCGTCGGCTGGCCCTTCCCCCGAGGCGGCACCCAGAAGCTCGTGGACGCGCTCGTGAGCTACCTGCGCGCGCTCGGCGGTGAGGTGGTCACCGGCCAGCGCGTGACGAACGTGGATGAGCTGCCCCGCTCCCGCGCCGTGCTGCTCGACGTGACGCCCGCGCAACTCGTGGGGCTCGCCGGCCACCGGCTGCCACCGCCCTACGTGGAGAAGCTGCGGCGCTTCCGCTACGGGCCCGGCGTGTTCAAGGTGGACTGGGCCCTCGCCGGCCCCATCCCCTGGCGCGCCGTCGGGTGTGCTCGCGCGGGCACCGTGCACGTGGGGGGATGTCTGGAGGAGATCGCCGCGAGCGAGGCCGCGGTGGCCCGGGGGCAGGTGCCCGAGCGCCCCTTCGTGCTCGTGGCCCAGCACACGCCCTTCGACGACAGCCGCGCCCCCAAGGGCCGGCACACCGGGTGGGCCTACTGCCACGTGCCCAATGGCTGCACCGAGGACATGACCGCGCGCATCGAGGCGCAGATGGAGCGCTTCGCCCCGGGCTTCGGTGAGCTCGTGCTCGCCCGGCACACGCGCTCGCCCGCACAATACGAGGCGTACAACGCCAACTGCATCGGCGGGGACATCTCCGGCGGCGCCATGGAGGGCCTGCAACTGCTCGCCCGGCCCGTGGCGAGCCTCGTGCCCTACGCCACGCCGGATCCCCGTCTCTATCTGTGCTCGTCCTCCACGCCCCCCGGAGCCGGAGTGCATGGGCTGTGCGGCTTCCTCGCCGCGCGCGCCCTGCTCTCCAGCGAGGTGTGGCGCAAGGGGTAG
- a CDS encoding XRE family transcriptional regulator: MISSERLGERIAQARKRLGLKQETVAASIGVARTTLVAMEKGERRPSNTELLKLARVLSVSVNELLREHTVIADASPRFRMAPKQGRSEAVEAAVEQLKQLGRQYVELEQVLSITRTPAPLEAITTYHASATLPAMSPRLLGQDAALFLRRQLDLGDGPVLQLESLLELEAGLRIFKLPLPSEVAAIFLWSDVMGACVALNRHHPEERRRWSLVHELGHFLRDREAGDVLSTEPENRRDPSEQFSEALAAEFLMPATGVRRRFAEHLRDKGAHFSAADLIAMARFHAVSFQAMTLRLEELQLLPAGTYQNLMRRNFRPAAAQKQMGLAPLPKQAERWLPQRYERLALEAYSQELLSEGELARYLGCDRVTARDLYLSRQIEAADGGELVLELGEDVLGMPDAG; this comes from the coding sequence ATGATCTCTTCAGAACGGCTGGGTGAGCGAATTGCCCAGGCACGCAAACGGCTGGGTCTGAAGCAGGAGACGGTGGCGGCGAGTATCGGCGTCGCCCGGACAACGCTGGTGGCCATGGAGAAGGGTGAACGGCGTCCGAGCAACACCGAGTTGCTCAAGCTCGCTCGGGTCCTCTCCGTTTCCGTGAATGAGCTGCTCCGCGAACACACGGTCATCGCGGACGCCTCTCCCCGGTTCCGAATGGCTCCGAAACAAGGGAGGAGCGAGGCGGTCGAAGCCGCGGTCGAACAACTCAAGCAACTCGGAAGGCAGTACGTCGAGTTGGAGCAGGTGCTCTCCATCACCCGGACGCCCGCCCCCCTGGAGGCCATCACCACCTACCACGCATCCGCCACGCTCCCGGCCATGTCTCCGCGCCTCCTGGGACAGGATGCGGCGCTCTTCCTGCGCAGACAGTTGGACCTGGGCGATGGGCCCGTGCTGCAACTCGAATCCCTGCTGGAGCTGGAAGCAGGTCTGCGCATCTTCAAGCTCCCACTCCCCTCCGAAGTCGCGGCCATCTTCCTATGGAGTGATGTGATGGGCGCCTGTGTCGCGCTCAACCGCCATCACCCCGAGGAGCGCAGGCGCTGGTCCCTCGTCCACGAATTGGGACACTTCCTGCGCGACCGCGAGGCCGGGGATGTCCTGTCCACCGAGCCCGAAAACCGGCGCGATCCCTCCGAGCAATTCAGTGAGGCCCTCGCCGCCGAGTTCCTCATGCCCGCCACGGGCGTGCGCCGCCGCTTCGCCGAGCACCTCCGGGACAAGGGCGCCCACTTCTCCGCCGCGGATCTCATCGCCATGGCCCGGTTCCATGCCGTGTCCTTCCAGGCCATGACCCTGCGCCTGGAGGAACTGCAACTGCTGCCAGCAGGCACCTACCAGAACCTGATGCGGCGCAACTTCCGGCCGGCCGCCGCCCAGAAGCAGATGGGACTGGCTCCGTTGCCCAAGCAGGCCGAACGGTGGCTCCCCCAGCGCTACGAGCGGTTGGCCCTGGAAGCCTATTCGCAGGAACTGCTTTCCGAGGGGGAACTGGCGCGCTACCTCGGGTGCGACCGCGTCACGGCACGGGATCTGTATCTCTCCCGCCAGATCGAGGCCGCCGACGGAGGCGAGTTGGTGCTGGAGCTCGGCGAGGACGTCCTGGGCATGCCGGACGCGGGGTGA
- a CDS encoding phospholipase D-like domain-containing protein produces MSHTPPQGTLVVEPRHGHRLVQGPVQPIVPTALPPEGASGSCPQLRPGHQVELVCNGHIFEVIEREIARARSSIHLCIYIWRPGRVSDRLVAALEERARAGVACRLLVDAVGSRGGFEKHVRPRLERAGCEVRRFHPPRLRRFWRLLLRNHRKLLVIDGRVGLTGGWCISDEWAGHGQSEHEWRDTNVRVLGPAALAQMQATFSEDWQHSGGEPLPPDSFPALAPEGPARAAFIQSRARPGAEPAERMLEAVFSAARRRLWISSGYFAINDAFTRLLIRQRHAGVDVRVLVPGPINDVPVARAMQRSTYRALLKHGVRIWEYQPTMMHSKTAVVDEHQAIVGSTNLDPFSLNVLQEGSLVVEDPSLNTALARAFLDDLDVSREVHATPWYYLLVSAVRRVLWWIFDRFD; encoded by the coding sequence ATGAGCCACACGCCCCCTCAAGGCACCCTGGTCGTCGAGCCCCGTCACGGGCACCGGCTCGTCCAGGGCCCCGTCCAGCCCATCGTTCCCACCGCCCTCCCGCCCGAGGGCGCCTCCGGGTCGTGCCCCCAGTTGCGGCCCGGCCACCAGGTGGAACTGGTGTGCAACGGCCACATCTTCGAGGTCATCGAACGGGAGATCGCCCGGGCCCGCTCGAGCATCCACCTGTGCATCTACATCTGGCGCCCAGGCAGGGTGTCGGATCGCCTCGTGGCGGCCCTCGAGGAGCGGGCGCGCGCGGGCGTCGCCTGCCGGCTGCTCGTGGACGCAGTGGGCAGCCGGGGCGGCTTCGAGAAGCACGTGCGTCCCCGCCTGGAGCGCGCCGGATGCGAGGTCCGCCGCTTCCACCCTCCCCGCCTGCGCCGCTTCTGGCGGCTGCTCCTGCGCAACCACCGCAAGCTGCTCGTCATCGACGGGCGCGTGGGGCTCACCGGCGGCTGGTGCATCTCGGACGAGTGGGCCGGCCACGGCCAGAGCGAGCACGAGTGGCGTGACACCAACGTGCGTGTGCTCGGCCCCGCCGCCCTCGCGCAGATGCAGGCCACCTTCTCCGAGGACTGGCAGCACTCCGGCGGCGAGCCACTCCCTCCCGACTCCTTCCCGGCCCTCGCCCCCGAGGGCCCCGCCCGCGCCGCCTTCATCCAGAGCCGCGCCCGCCCCGGCGCCGAGCCCGCCGAGCGGATGCTGGAAGCGGTCTTCAGCGCCGCCCGGCGCCGGCTGTGGATCTCCAGCGGCTACTTCGCCATCAACGACGCCTTCACCCGCCTGCTCATCCGCCAGCGCCACGCCGGCGTGGACGTGCGCGTGCTCGTGCCGGGCCCCATCAACGACGTCCCCGTGGCGCGTGCCATGCAGCGCTCCACCTACCGCGCTCTGCTCAAGCACGGCGTGCGCATCTGGGAGTACCAACCCACGATGATGCACTCCAAGACAGCCGTGGTGGACGAGCACCAGGCCATCGTCGGCTCCACCAACCTCGACCCCTTCTCCCTCAACGTGCTGCAGGAGGGCTCGCTCGTGGTGGAGGATCCGTCCCTCAACACGGCGCTCGCGCGGGCCTTCCTCGACGACCTCGACGTCTCGCGCGAGGTGCACGCGACGCCCTGGTACTACCTCCTGGTCTCCGCCGTGCGCCGCGTCCTCTGGTGGATATTCGACCGGTTCGACTGA